One window of the Eucalyptus grandis isolate ANBG69807.140 chromosome 6, ASM1654582v1, whole genome shotgun sequence genome contains the following:
- the LOC104449993 gene encoding casein kinase 1-like protein 2 — protein sequence MEPRVGNKFRLGRKIGSGSFGEIYLGTNIQTNEEVAIKLETVKTKHPQLMYESKLYKILQGATGIPNVRWFGIEGDYNVLVMDLLGPSLEDLFNFCSRKFSLKTVLMLADQMMNRIEFVHSKSFLHRDIKPDNFLMGLGRRANQVYIIDFGLAKKYRDTSTHQHIPYRENKNLTGTARYASMNTHLGIEQSRRDDLESLGYVLMYFLRGSLPWQGLKAGTKKQKYEKISEKKVSTSIEALSRGYPTEFASYFHYCRSLRFDDRPDYAYLKRLFRDLFIREGFQFDYVFDWTILKYQQSQIATPPSRALGNGAGPSSGVPPAVNNTERQSGGEDGRPAAWSLGEPSRRRHSGPIATSGSLLKPKNPVTNDSVASKEVLLSSSNFLRSSSSSRKPAASGSRDAGVFKSELDASHRHTTDVSPGINHKFSSAQRNSPVAPSEQKQASSRNASNINNFESTLRGIESLHFNNKERLQY from the exons aTGGAGCCGCGCGTCGGCAACAAGTTCCGGCTCGGCCGCAAGATCGGCAGCGGATCGTTCGGAGAGATCTACCTCG GTACTAATATTCAGACGAACGAGGAAGTCGCGATTAAGCTT GAAACTGTCAAGACAAAGCATCCTCAGTTGATGTACGAATCAAAGTTGTATAAAATACTTCAGGGAGCAA CCGGTATTCCAAATGTAAGATGGTTTGGTATCGAAGGGGACTACAATGTGCTTGTGATGGATTTACTGGGACCAAGTCTGGAGGATTTATTTAACTTTTGTAGTAggaaattttcccttaaaacTGTTCTCATGCTTGCTGATCAAATG ATGAATCGCATCGAATTTGTTCATTCTAAATCATTTCTTCATCGAGATATTAAGCCAGACAATTTCCTCATGGGTTTGGGTAGGCGTGCAAATCAG GTTTACATTATCGATTTTGGTCTTGCGAAGAAATACAGGGACACTTCAACTCATCAACATATCCCCTACAG AGAAAACAAGAATTTAACGGGAACAGCCAGATATGCTAGCATGAATACTCACCTTGGGATTG AGCAAAGCCGTAGAGATGATTTAGAATCACTTGGATATGTTTTGATGTACTTTCTCAGAGGAAG CCTACCCTGGCAGGGATTGAAAGCCGGGACAAAGAAgcagaaatatgaaaaaatcaGTGAAAAGAAAGTTTCAACTTCTATTGAG GCATTAAGCCGGGGTTATCCTACAGAGTTTGCATCATACTTCCATTACTGTCGGTCGTTGCGATTTGATGATAGACCAGATTATGCTTATTTAAAGAGGCTGTTCCGTGACCTTTTCATCCGTGAAG GCTTTCAGTTTGACTATGTCTTCGATTGGACCATTTTGAAGTACCAGCAATCTCAAATTGCCACTCCTCCTTCCCGTGCTCTG GGTAATGGGGCTGGTCCAAGTTCTGGTGTACCTCCAGCTGTTAATAACACAGAGAGGCAATCAG GCGGTGAAGATGGTAGACCTGCTGCATGGTCTCTGGGAGAACCATCTCGTCGGAGGCACTCTGGACCAATTGCGACTTCTGGAAGTTTATTGAAGCCAAAGAATCCAGTTACAAATGATTCTGTCGCATCTAAAGAAGTTCTG TTATCTAGTTCAAATTTCTTGCGGTCAAGCAGTTCATCAAGGAAGCCTGCAGCTTCTGGCAGTCGGGATGCTGGGGTTTTCAAGAGTGAGTTGGATGCCTCTCACCGTCATACCACTGATGTGAGCCCAGgaattaatcataaattttccaGTGCCCAAAGAAATTCGCCTGTTGCACCATCAGAGCAGAAGCAGGCTTCTAGTAGGAATGCCTcaaacataaacaattttgaGTCCACCCTGAGAGGGATAGAGAGCTTGCATTTCAACAACAAGGAGAGGTTGCAGTACTAG
- the LOC104449994 gene encoding uncharacterized protein LOC104449994, translated as MEEYRSKSCRDGRMQMESYYGGRPAPTSMHDLRSYSANYAGSSSSSSSNPPTFMPSKEVKMKKSKSRVGSASSKSWAFSDPELQRKKRVASYKAYTVEGKMKGSLKKSFRWIKNTCTQVVYGWW; from the coding sequence ATGGAAGAGTACAGATCCAAGTCGTGCAGAGATGGAAGAATGCAGATGGAAAGCTACTATGGAGGGAGGCCGGCCCCGACAAGCATGCATGATCTGAGGAGTTACAGCGCCAATTATGCGggctcttcctcttcttcttcctcgaaccCACCGACATTCATGCCCAGCAAGGaggtgaagatgaagaagagcaagagCAGGGTCGGATCTGCGTCGTCGAAGAGCTGGGCCTTCAGTGACCCTGAGCTCCAGAGGAAGAAGCGGGTCGCTAGCTACAAGGCCTACACCGTGGAGGGCAAGATGAAAGGGTCCCTCAAGAAGAGCTTCAGGTGGATCAAGAACACGTGTACCCAAGTTGTCTATGGATGGTGGTGA
- the LOC104449995 gene encoding eukaryotic initiation factor 4A-14 produces the protein MAGLAPEGSQFDPRQYDEKISELSADGGEFFTSYDEVYDSFDAMGLQENLLRGIYAYGFEKPSAIQQRGIVPFCKGLDVIQQAQSGTGKTATFCSGVLQQLDYGLVQCQALVLAPTRELAQQIEKVMRALGDYLGVKVHACVGGTSVREDQRILQSGVHVVVGTPGRVFDMLRRQSLRPDYIKMFVLDEADEMLSRGFKDQIYDIFQLLPSKIQVGVFSATMPPEALEITRKFMNKPVRILVKRDELTLEGIKQFYVNVDKEEWKLDTLCDLYETLAITQSVIFVNTRRKVDWLTDKMRSRDHTVSATHGDMDQNTRDIIMREFRSGSSRVLITTDLLARGIDVQQVSLVINYDLPTQPENYLHRIGRSGRFGRKGVAINFVNRDDERMLFDIQKFYNVVVEELPSNVADLL, from the exons ATGGCAGGACTAGCACCAGAAGGTTCACAATTTGATCCGCGTCAGTATGATGAGAAGATAAGTGAATT GTCTGCTGATGGAGGAGAATTCTTCACCTCGTATGATGAAGTTTATGATAGTTTTGATGCTATGGGTTTGCAGGAAAACCTTTTGAGAGGCATTTATGCTTATG GTTTTGAGAAGCCTTCTGCAATCCAGCAAAGAGGAATTGTTCCTTTCTGCAAGGGTCTTGATGTGATTCAGCAGGCTCAATCTGGAACTGGAAAGACAGCAACTTTCTGCTCCGGGGTCCTGCAGCAGCTTGATTATGGTCTAGTCCAGTGCCAGGCCTTGGTCTTGGCACCAACCAGGGAACTTGCTCAACAAATTGAAAAGGTCATGCGGGCCCTTGGTGATTATCTTGGTGTGAAGGTGCATGCTTGTGTGGGTGGAACAAGTGTCCGCGAGGATCAACGCATTCTTCAAAGTGGTGTTCATGTTGTTGTTGGCACCCCTGGTCGTGTTTTTGACATGTTGCGAAGGCAATCATTGCGTCCAGACTACATCAAAATGTTTGTGTTGGATGAGGCTGATGAAATGCTTTCACGAGGTTTCAAGGATCAG ATCTATGACATTTTCCAGCTTCTGCCATCTAAGATTCAGGTTGGAGTGTTTTCGGCTACTATGCCACCGGAAGCTCTTGAGATCACAAGGAAGTTTATGAATAAACCTGTGAGGATTTTGGTCAAGCGTGATGAGCTCACCCTTGAAGGTATCAAGCAGTTCTACGTCAATGTTGACAAGGAAGAATGGAAGCTTGACACTTTGTGTGATCTTTATGAAACCTTGGCCATTACCCAAAGTGTGATCTTTGTGAACACCAGGCGGAAGGTTGACTGGCTTACTGATAAGATGCGAAGCCGAGACCACACAGTCTCTGCAACTCATGGTGACATGGACCAGAACACCAGGGATATTATTATGCGTGAGTTCCGTTCTGGATCTTCTAGGGTTCTTATCACCACTGACCTCCTGGCTCGTGGTATTGATGTGCAGCAGGTCTCGCTTGTTATAAACTACGATTTGCCAACTCAACCAGAAAATTACCTCCATCGTATAGGACGAAGTGGCCGTTTTGGAAGAAAGGGTGTGGCAATTAATTTTGTGAACAGAGATGATGAGAGAATGCTATTTGAtattcagaaattttacaatGTGGTGGTCGAGGAGCTACCATCCAATGTTGCTGATCTTCTTTGA